The Miscanthus floridulus cultivar M001 chromosome 6, ASM1932011v1, whole genome shotgun sequence genomic interval TTCACATCATTTGGCATTAGTTCTAGCTTCAGCTCACGTGGCCTGGAACCAATCATGCCCATCTCCAGGAGCTCCAAAATCATAGACCTCATCTCACTTTTCATCTCCAGGGCTATTGCgttcttgcccctactttgaCGTCcggttgtgattttacccctgcttttgtcatcgttgtgattttacccctgttttttgAAAACGAAGCTTAAGTTTACCCATATTCCATGAACAGCAGGTAATGGTGTCAAATAGGCTCAGTAAGGACAAGTTTGCCCATGCGAAATTGCCCCTACTTATCTGAAtacattgtgattttacccctgtttttttttaaaaattggcAACATCATTGCACAACTTGTTACATATGATTCCACACAACATGCAAATATAGATATATAATATCGCATCAAGTGAAAGTGTAGCAAAAGTATCCATACAGCCAGTGGCGGAGCGTGACCCAATATTAAGGGGGGCTAATTCAATGCTAAACACTACAGTATTGTCAAAATTTCTATAGTAAGCACCAGAACACGTGAATTTATGGAGCATAAAGAGTGATCAGAATTATAGGATTTTCTCGCACCCGTATAGGTCCCAGCCTAAATATTGCGGCTACGGTACTTGCGAGATGACATGACTGTTTGAACTGAATGCAAAAACTAGCAAGTTATGATGATAAAATGGGCGCATATTATGACTTCAACAACATGTTGCTTACTCCTACGTCTCTTGCTCTCAGCTGCCCCTTCCTAGATACTACTAGGCTTTACCTACTTTAGTCTTCATTAGTATGCTACTACTAGTCCTTCATGATTTTGCAAAGGCAAGCAGGGGCCGAAGCCCAGTTTCGCCTCTACTGAGCTCCGCCCCTGCATACAGCACCAAGTCTCATCCAAAATACAAGTCCAACAAAAGCGGTAGCAAAAGTACACATTGTAGTCGCTGGACGCGACGCCGCACGTGAAGTTGCCGCCGGCGACGAGGAACTGCAAGATCCCGAGCGCCGGCTCGCACAGGGTGGTGGTGGGCCCCCCGAGGCTCCAGCACACCGCGGTGTGGTTGGGCCGGCGGAGCGCGCACGCATGGGAGTTGCCAATGGCCAGGCCGTACCAGAAGAGGTCCCTTGGCAGCGCGTCGGCGACAGAGGCGTTTACCGCCGCGCCGACGTCGTCCGCGCCCGAGCAGAGCGCGGCGCCGGAGGCGAGGACGATGCATGCTCGGGAGCCCCCCGCGGCGAGGTACGGCGCGGCGGTCGCGTTGGCGAGCCTCGCCTTCACCGCGCTGTGGTCGGACGGCCGCAGACGCGTTGGTCTCGACGGCGCAGGTGAAGCCGTCTCCGGAGACGAGCGAGCGGAACCCGCCGTCGGCCTGCGCGAGGAACCGGTCCCCGCCGCGCCACCATAGGACTCTCTCGGTCTCGGAGGCGAAGGTGTTGGCTTCGTAGGCCGCGACGTGGTCCCCGCCGACGGCGTGGTCGACGAGTGAGTCGGGACCGTTGTAGAGCTGGTGGAGCTGCCCccacggcggcgcgggcgtggaCGGACAGCAGAAGAGCGCGGCGCCACCGGCCTGCAAGCCGCACACGAAGCCTCGCCCCGCGGAGACCTCGGCGAAGGCGATGATGGACTGCGCGACGGGGTTGGAAGAGGCGGAGGCGTTGGAGGAGCCCACGGGCCGCGCCCGTCCCTCGTTGCCGCCCAGCCGCACCCCACGCTCAGTCGCTGGGCCCTGGCCGCCCGACGCCCGGGCGCTTGCCCGCCCGACGAACGGGGCCTGGCCGCTCGGGGCCACGCCCGTGCCCTCATCGCGTGGTGCAAGGAGCCGCCCAGCCGCACCCCACGCCCACGCCGTTGCTAGGGTTTCAGAGGATTGACGTGAGGAGaatgagagagatagagaggatACGGTAGAGGATGGGGTTGGGGAGGGTATGAGTGGATAAGGGATATTGTTGTTCTTAAGTCTTACTGTGAAGGATTTtgttgttttttaattttttttattccaGAAACAACTAACAGAGTTAAAAGTAAGGATAAACTAAGCCTCGATGGTTACaaagcaggggtaaaatcacaacgatAACAAAAATAAGGGTAAAATCATAATTAGACATCAAAGTAGGGGCAACACAGTATACCCTCAGTGGATCACCTCCGCCATTACTACCACTGTTATGCTCACCTGATCCCTTCGTTGCCTCCTCTGCCGCTTTCCTCTTTGCTTGCTCCTCCGGATCCATCTCCTCTTTGGATCAGACCTCTCCCCAAGCACCGAACAGCACTAGCAACAAAATCCCTGCAGTGCACTCACAAGCAGCGAGACTTTCACCTTCACCAAATCACCAAATCCCAGTTGCACCTCAACAGCGGCACAGCAGCAGCACTAACCACCTCAACGGCAGCTCAACAGACTTCTCACTtcctttctcctcttcttccttcttcctttccctttccctttctctctcttctcttcttcCTGGACGTCACCACGGCAGATACTCCAGCAGCAAACCTCCTCCACGCGAGCTGGCGCTCGCACGCCTCCCGCGCGCGCGCGTCACCCCGCCGCGAACCGCTCCGCCACGAGCTGTGCCGCCCGCGCGTACCGACCATCCGCGCGCCGCCCTGCACGCGCTCTCGCCTCGCCGCCCGTGCTCGTGCCGTCCACGCCGCGCCGCCGTCAGGTAACCCTAACCAAGGCTCTCGATACCATATTGGAATTGGGGGGGAATTCATGACTGTGTGCCCCCAGCACACTCACTCTCTATTCATTCTTCTCAATTTTACATATGAGTCCTCCTACAATCTATTATTTACACCAACAATAAGTTTATTTATCTTTTAATGTACAGGGAAATTATCCCAAGCCACCTGATGAGGCTTGTCGTATTTAGTTATAAAATCGAGTGAGTCCTTTTAGCTGTTTCACTTGAATATGGACACATGCCCACTGGGAATAATGACTGTTGAGTTCACTTTGGGGAATTTATGGCTGCTGGGATGAGCCCACTGCTAATAATGTTTTAGGATTTACTTTCTTGGATGAGGTGATGGAATGCAGGGCAACTAGcggcttgttcgctggttggtttctgggctgataaattcggctggtgctggtttgttgtgagaggaaaacactgttggctggttgataaCCCCTTGCTGAAacaaaccagcgaacaggctctaGATAAGGTAACACCCGAACAGGAGAATTCTAGAGGGGTCTTGTATGATTTCTTCTACTGAAATGCATATCTTTTTTTCGCGATCGTGTAGAGTTTGTTACAGGAGGCGGGCGTGACGATAATTCGGGGTTACCGAGGGCCGACCGAAAGCGAGCACGAAGGCACACAAGGTTGTAATTACGTCATACAAATTTCGCGACCGTTGTTGCAGGGCTCAAATTGACGCCAGCAGTGCAACGAGGTGCTTGTAGCCCGCCATGCACCAAGCGTCAGCTTCTTCCTGGATGGAGACCTCAAGACGCGCCGCCGAGGTTGACACTCCATTGAAGGTTCTCGCATTGCGTTCTTTCCAAATGGACCaaccgatgaggaagaagagggagtCAAACCCACGGCGGAGCTGTTTTGGTAGCGCCTTCCTGCATCGCAGCCACCATGGGATAGCCGATTCATCTTGAACAACGATGGTGTACTGCAGGTGTAGCTTCCTGAACCAGGCTTCCCAGACCTCGTGACTGAAGGGGCATCCAAGAAGGATGTGGTTCATCGTTTCGGCGCCCTGGTCGCAGAAGATGCATGCATTCGAATCTTGCAGACCATGGTGGAATCGTCTATCCGCCGTCCAGCATCTGCCGTGCAGACTACTGAAATGCATATCATATGGACGAAGATGAGCTCATTAGATTAGACAAAAAAGCCTTGCTTGTCAGAACAAAATAGCCCCCTAATTTACAATGTTTAAGTAAAATATGCAAAATGCTCAGTGATTAAGCAGTAAATGAAGCATGGAATGCTGAAGGTGTttctggaatgcatagcttggtTCTTGAAATATATTTTTCATCTAAATGAGCCATTTCTGTATCATAAAAACACAGCTATACGGGCGCTTCCCAAAATTACATGTGTATGCGTATGGAGCCGCACCATGTGTGGATTATGTGGTAGCAGATGCCTGCTCACAATTTGTTACCAGGTGAGATTCATAACATTTTACAGTGGAATTTACTGTGTAATTATTTATTTGCCAATGCTAACAGTAACATGAGGTTTCTGATAAACCGTCCATCACTTACAGTATAGTCCATAATGATGAATTTTCTGCACGATTATCCATGAATTCAGTAATTAGATTGCGTAGCTCAGCTGTGACAGCTCTTTCAAAGGGTGCTTCCCCCAATTCTGCTAAAGTTGGTAAACTAGTTGGTGGAATCATGAGTGCCAGAACAGACGATAAAAATGCACTAGATCATTGTGCTTCTGCTGGTGCTCTGCAGACAGTTAGTGAGGCTGAGCGAAGTAATGATCAAACGCATGGAAGGAATCCAATGCATACAATTAGAGGTGGTTTATTTCTCTTTGGCCAAGCAATATCTTGCTTGATAAATACTCCAAAACATCGAGTTAGCTCCACAGCAGCAATTAACTATGAGTTGGGCAGATCTAGAATGACTACTGTTAGAGATGGAAGGAAATCCATGGTTGCTTACCGCGGTTTTATGGATGTTTTGCACTGTGGAGAAGGTAATGCACACGTAGACAGTCAGTTTCGAGAAGATGACTTGTATGAATGTGGTGGGGCATACAGATCGCCTCATCCAAATGATGGTCCTGGACTGATGTCTGCTTCTGATGATCACATGATTATAATAAGCTCATCTGAAGGACAGTCACCAGAGGTTTATCTTCCTGGTCTTGTTGTTCATGTTGTTCCAGTAAAGAAAGGTGCTTCTCCATTGCAGAAGACAATTGTTACACGTCAAAAGAACAAGAGTTACAAAGCATTTATTGCTTGTCGAAAAGATTTTATGGACCTTGTTGTGACACCTTGCATGTTCCTTGATCATCTCCCTTGGAGGTATGTCCTAAAAAAATCTACTCAAATGGAAGTTCCATGTATTTAAGGTTCATATTTATGTGCTATTccaaatgaaaatttattatgTATGAAATTCAGACCATTCTCATTTAGTGGGATTGAAATTGCATCAGTTTCACTTAATCATTCAATCAAAGCGTGCTGCAAGTCTTCATGGAGTAGCACATCGGCaatagcctgttcgcttgatcgtttctgtggcttataagccggctgatgctgttttgttgtgagagaaaaaacactgtatcatagctgataagcatggctgatacgatcaagcgaagaGGGTTAGGAAATGCAGTCCGGCAAGAACAAGTGTAGGACTTATTTAGCAAATGGCAATGGTGCATCCAGGAACAAATGTAGCACTTATTTAGCAAATGGCAATGATGCATCCATGTATTCTTGTTTGCGGATTGGTTATGCATTTTCTGAACTAACAGAAATTGACCTTTATGGTTTGTAGGTGCCACTATGCCATGCAAAAGGTCATAGAAACAGGAAAACGGGATCAGCTCACCAGTGATCCGTCCACTGCAGAGGAAGCTGTGCAAGTCTATTAGTGCATGCCTTCTTTGTTGTACATACGTTAGGTAAATAGGATCACTTATGGAGTTATGGGCAATACGGGCTGATGGTTACATATAACTGTATTGTCTGTATAAGTAGAGCTTAGGAGAGTTTAGGCCGACCGAAACAGGGCGTCTGCCCATTCTGATGAGGATTACTTGAATCTTAGCATTGTTGTACGCAGCCTTTGACATAGGCAGGCTCTCTGTGAGATCAACCGAGCTGCCATTGTGGTTTATGGAACCAGTGTGGTAGATAACACAGCCTATGGCAATCAAAGTTTTGCTCCAAACAGTGTTGTAAGTTTGTACGTTTGCACAGCCACGCATGTAACTGTGATGTGATCAAAAGCAAAACAGTACCAAGCATGAGCGGGTAGTACGGCATCTACGTACTGAATAAACTACCATGTGCCTGTTGGATGAAGTTTCCTTGACATTCTGCTGGTGCGAAGTCTGAAAGAATCCCAACCTTCTATCTTCTTCCAATGAAAGTCATGCTAGTATTATGCATTTGAATTCATTGACGAGGAGCATTTTGACTTGCTTGCCGCAGGTATGAGTTGTGAAGCAGATCTGCGTGACATGATTGAAGGTGAGTTTTACTCGCAAGTACAAAAAGATACTACGTGATCCAATCCAGTCAAAAAAGGTAACTTTGTCATTGACTTGTCAGGGTTCACTTTTAAAATTCATATAATACCTAGTATTTTTATTAAAAACATATTTATTTTTTAATATACATAAATTTTTTTGAGATTTCTCGGTGGTTGCAGAGATGGGGTGCTTGCATTGAATAATCCATATTTCAGAAAACAATAGCACACAACCAGATCTCTGACTCTGATCCAGAAGGTGATGACTCTGATGAGGATACATGCAGCCACCGTACCTTATGTATTATCATGGCTTCAATAGACATGGATGGAAACGATAACGTTTATATTTAGAGCGCTTGAACGATACCTCACCATCCCATGCGAGCACAATAAACAAAGCATGAATAAAAATGATTCTGTCGATCCTGCAGAAATGGAGGCAGCTGTGTGCCTGTGTGGCCTCATCATCGTCAATCTCATCCACCAGATCAGATATGAAAGAAGATTGGATTGGGAAGAACCAATGCTGCTGCAAGTGCAAGGATCGGAGGAATCGTAGTACGTGATGACGCCAAGcaacaatttgggatggagggagtaagtgACAGATGGATCATCGATGGTCGGTCCAGGCACGCAATGCGTCCATCCAGTCACAGGAAATTAAACTATATATAAGCAGTTCTCTGAAGACTGAACCCAACTTGCTGTTGCTTGGTGACGTACATGATGCAGGATTATTGCAGGGTGGAGCCTGGAGCTGCTCTGACCTAACGAGTGATCAGCTATCGCAAAACTAAGCCAAAAGTCAGGCCCATGGATAGATTCGATGCGATCGTTATCGTGTTCGAGTCAAGTTCATCGGTCATTGCTATCATTTGTATTATTCCTAACGTCATATTATTCCTATTGTTTCGGGCAGGAATTCATTTTAATGAAATGGTACATAGTAGACCCCTTTCCCTTATTGGTTTCTTCCAATATACACTCTCTACATCCAGAAATGTAATGACTTCGGGTACTTTATAAATTTGTCAACACATATAAAGACTTATTGAGCAACCCCAAGAGACTCCGATTTTTTCTCTCTATACTCTAATAGATTATCATAAATTTTCTTCTGTGAAAAAATCATGAAATATTTATCATATATTGTATTTAGAGAGCCATGTAGCCTCTCCAAAAGTTGAGATCAATGAGAAGTGTGGTTTTAAAGAGCGGAAAAGATAGAATGTGATTTAGAGAGTCTATCGGacctttttttgttttctaatttTTGTGATAAAAAGCTGTGTAGAAGTCTCTTTGAAGATGCTCTTCCTCGCTACGTCCAACCCTTTAATTGCACCAATCAGGAGCTGACCATTTTTAAATTGGGCTGATTAGGAACTAGCCGTCCTTTAATTGCATCAATTAGAACTTGCACCAATAAAAAAATGTAATGAATCAGTATGGCATTCCCTACATCTCCTAGTTATAATAAACTTTATCCATCCATAATGTTTATTGCAAGAAATGTGGTCTATCTCGATACTTTTATTATATATGTTATCTGCCTGCTTAATGAAATACGCGCATAAGCACGCTcgtgaattttttttattatacGTTATCTATCCATAATGTTCATTACAAGAAATGTGGTCTTTCTCGATAATTTGAGTAAAATGCAccctgggtacttaaactattggggCATTACCATCTAGGTACTCGAACTGAAAAAGCTACCATCTAGGTACCTAAACTATGGaggcattaccatctgggtactcGAACTAAAAAACCTCCCACATGGGTACTTCAACTATTGGgccattaccatctgggtacgcGAGTAGGCGCACGAAAATGAAttttgattctttttctttttctgaaaatggataaatagtgctggaatttgttatttttgtaaaaaaataattagagctccaaatattctaaaaatttttgtgtagcctctatatgatgtactctacctagaaaaaatatgaaacttggaaaatgaatagtttttatatgtttaaaaattacctcttttaattaataaatgaacttccataaattttataattaaaataaataaatgtccAAAAAGAGGCGGCCTACCTGTGCTCGCCTGCTCGCTCGCACACAGTTAGGCCGCCTCTTTttgacatttatttattttaattataaaatttatggaagttcatttattaattaaaagaagtaatttttaaacatacaaaaactattcattttccaagtttcatatttttcctaggtagagtacatcatatagaggctacacaaaaaattttagaatgtttggagctctaattatttttttacaaaaataacaaattccagcactattcatccattttcagaaaaagaaaaagaatcaaaaTTCATTTTCCCGCGCCCACTCgcgtacccagatggtaatggcccaatagtttaagtacccaagtgggaggttttttagttcgagtacccagatggtaatggcTCCATAGTTTAAGTACCTAGGTGGTAGCTTTTTCAGTTCGAGTACCTAGATGGTAATGCCtcaatagtttaagtacccagggTGCATTTTACTCCGATAATTTTATGAGTGTCCAATAGTTTGAGCTCGCATATTTTTTTGAGCATATCTGCATCTTTGCAAACCGTTTTATAAATCCCCAGCAATGTAATTCGCAGCAAACTGATTATCCACATTTTTGTGCAAGTATATTAGAAAACCATGTGCAACCTGTAAAAAGTTGTTGGGAAAAGTTAGTCTTGTAGCGGTATGGACTTCTAGCATTTCAAATTAGTCCACGAATATAAGGACTTGCGAGTACCGAGACTATGTCTAACCGTTTAATTGCATCAATCATCAGTAGCCGACCTCCCTTCATTTGTGCAATCAGCCCGTCTTTTAATTGCACCAATCAGGAGCTTGCCGTCTTTTAATTGCACCAATCAGAAGCTGACCCTCTAATTTTAATTAGAGATAGCCGAGTCTTTTCTATCTGTCTTAGATTGTTCTAAAAATCTCAAATGGAGAATACTTACATTTATGAACCGAGAGCGAGTGTTAAAAACCAAAGAGTAATAACAGATCCACTAGCCAAAGTAATGTTTATATAGGAAATATAGCATAACCAGAGCAAATATTCTTGTAAGAGAAACCTTGCAGCTCGGAACACTTATATAAGATGGATGTGATTTCGGGAAGATTTTGTACTAATCCAAATCCAGCTTTATTTGTTCTATATAATCTGATCTGACGTAGCCAAGTGAAACACATGCATGCGTGTGCGGTGGGAACGCACGTACTGTTCGCAAGTCGTGTCACACTGATCGATCGTGTGCTGCACCACACCACCAGCCGGCCAGACACCAGGGGTCTCGTTTAATTCTGCACCGGCTAGGCGCCAAGAAGTTTCAGATCAGAAGGTTAGCACCCCGTATGGAACACCGCCAGCCAGCCGCGCATGCATCGATCATCTGCGGCGTCCCTCTCGATCTGGCCTCAAATCTCCATCGATTCCTCTAACTGGAAAGCACCACGGAGGCACGGCTGGAGCCTCGCTTGTCCATCTGAGAAAAACGGAGCCCCCGGCCCGGCAGACTTTCAAGTTTCAACGCCGGCCCTTTCCAATTTTTTTCGTCCGGTCCGGCGCGCGACGACGTACCACGGAGGCTTTTCCTTTCCTCGCGCCACCGGCACTTTATTCCTTCCCGAGGAAAGTAAATGCAGGGGCGCGTCAAGTTTGCCCTCTGCCTTTTTCCGGTAATGATGTGTTGTGATTTCAGCGACCGGCGGCCAACCGGACCGGAGGGAAGAAGCCCGGAACAAGCACCGCCACCGGCCGCCCGCCCGCACAGCCAATGTGCAGGTTTGACAAATACGAGAAGATGTTTGTCGCTGATGGATACGATACGATGCAGTGACGATACAATATGGATGGATCTTGCTCTGCTAGCTAGCCGGGCGGGCGACGAAGCTGGAAATTCCACGCCAAGGTGACGGCGGTGCATGCGCCGGCTGCATTCATGCTCGATCTCTCCCAGCTGGTCTACAATCAAAGTGCAGCAAGCAAGGGTGCAATGCGAGCCCGTGGACGACTACTCGACGTCTTGCCCCCACCTACCAGCTGTTCGACTGGCTTTAAATGCGCATGGTAGCAGCTGGAAAACACTGTAGCAGCAAGGAAATACGGTAACAGCTGAAATtctgcgagagaaaaacactgctccgcTGAAACTGTAGCGCGCACGGTGGTGGCTTGGTGCCAAGTGCCGAGTGCCGTACCCGGGTAGGAGTAGAGTAGGTAGGTGCATACAATGGCCAGGTGTCAGAAGGCCGCGCGAAGGTGCAAGCGTGCTGTGATGCCGGCCGAGGGCCCCCGCCCAGCGCACGCCACCTTGCGCGAGGCAGGGAGGCGCACGATGCGCGTAAGTCATGCACGCTCGCGGCAagccgccaccgtcgtcgtcgtcgggatACGCGCACACACGCATTGTCAATGGACCACCGCGCCCCGCCCTAACAGCCGCAGGGGCAGGGTCGTCTCCTCTAGGTACTCCGTACACGTTCGAGTAGTATTACTGCCAGCACAAGTAAACAGGATTACGTACTGCTCAAGTACTGTAGTGCAGTGCCGCAGTTAGCCATGAAGATGATTGATCGATCCACAGCAATCATCTGGATGTGGCAAGGTCGTACATACTCGTAGTACCGTGCCATTATCGTGCTTGACTCCGAGTTCCACTGCCAGCAGTAGCATCGTCTGTAGTCTGTGTACTAGTAGGCTATAGTGGCCATTCAGCCTGAGTCACCACTCACCCGTGACCAGTCGCATCTCATGGTGGCTACTGGCCTCCAAAGTCTACGGTCGAGTCTTTCGCCGCGCGCATGCACATCCCGATGCGCGCGGCGCCGTGCATGTGCATGCATATGCACCCAAATACCCAGTAATAATCCATAATCCATCCACATGACGATGAGTTTAACTTGCAGCTGCTGCTCACTCGCTTTCAAGTTTCAAGAGAAGACGACTTGCAGCTGCTGCCGGCTGGCCGGGGTGCCGCCGGAACGCACGAAGACACCCAGAGCCCAGCAGCGGGAAACGAGCTAGCCTCGATCGCGTGCTCGCTTTTACGACCCACCCACACGCCACACCCAGGGGCCACGCCAGGGCGTGCGGGTGCGGTCAAAGGAGTAGGCCTTCAATTCAATCCTCCTGCGCTTGACACCAACGACAAACACCACCGTCATTAATAATGCGCTTTCCGGACCTCATTCTGATCGACCGATGTATCTAGACAGTAATGCAAGCAG includes:
- the LOC136456985 gene encoding uncharacterized protein isoform X1, whose product is MSHFCIIKTQLYGRFPKLHVYAYGAAPCVDYVVADACSQFVTSIVHNDEFSARLSMNSVIRLRSSAVTALSKGASPNSAKVGKLVGGIMSARTDDKNALDHCASAGALQTVSEAERSNDQTHGRNPMHTIRGGLFLFGQAISCLINTPKHRVSSTAAINYELGRSRMTTVRDGRKSMVAYRGFMDVLHCGEGNAHVDSQFREDDLYECGGAYRSPHPNDGPGLMSASDDHMIIISSSEGQSPEVYLPGLVVHVVPVKKGASPLQKTIVTRQKNKSYKAFIACRKDFMDLVVTPCMFLDHLPWRCHYAMQKVIETGKRDQLTSDPSTAEEAVQVY